In Bufo gargarizans isolate SCDJY-AF-19 chromosome 6, ASM1485885v1, whole genome shotgun sequence, a single genomic region encodes these proteins:
- the FAM210B gene encoding protein FAM210B, mitochondrial, producing MMLLLPGLLLRRGPVLRPALRGLCAGAVRLHCVREVGAVRPTALRLLQAPTAKTARPYSSQGSGDPTSISTDNDGQKPSKTQQLKRVFKEYGGVAVAFHVGISLVSLGIFYALVSSGLDVPSLLLTVGFSEAVVQSKLASGTSTFVLAYAVHKLFAPVRISITVVSVPFLVRYFRRIGFFKPPS from the exons ATGATGCTGCTTCTCCCGGGACTGCTCCTCCGCCGGGGGCCGGTGCTGCGGCCTGCTCTCCGCGGCCTGTGTGCGGGGGCTGTTCGGCTGCACTGTGTACGAGAGGTCGGGGCCGTGCGGCCTACTGCTCTCCGCTTACTGCAGGCGCCCACAGCTAAGACTGCCCGGCCATATTCATCCCAG GGCTCTGGTGATCCGACAAGCATTTCCACGGATAACGATGGGCAGAAGCCaagcaagacgcagcagctgAAGCGAGTCTTCAAGGAATACGGAGGAGTCGCCGTGGCGTTCCACGTTGGGATTTCACTGGTGTCTCTGGGAATCTTCTATGCCCTGGTCTCCAG CGGCCTGGACGTCCCCTCCCTGCTTCTTACAGTCGGCTTCAGTGAAGCTGTGGTTCAGTCTAAGCTGGCGTCAGGCACCAGCACCTTTGTGTTGGCATACGCCGTTCATAAACTGTTTGCACCCGTGCGGATCAGCATCACGGTCGTGTCTGTTCCCTTCCTCGTCAGGTACTTCAGGAGGATCGGTTTCTTCAAACCTCCATCATAA